One Actinomycetospora corticicola genomic window, CTTGGGACCGCCGGAGGGGTTCAACCCCCGGAAGGCCGCGACGATCCCGGCCGCGAGGCCGAACAACGCCGCCTTGATGAACCCGACGAGCAGGTCGCTGGGCTTCGAGAGCGCCGAGAAGCCCTGGATGTAGGCGCCCGGGGTGACGCCCTGCAGGACCACGTTGAAGTAGTAGCCGCCGGCGACACCGACGATCGAGACCAGCCCGAAGAGCAGGGCCGACACGAGGATGGCCGCGAGGACGCGGGGGACGACGAGGCGCTGGATCGGGTTGATGCCCAGCACCTCCATCGCGTCGATCTCCTCACGGATGGTGCGGGCGCCGAGGTCCGCGCAGATCGCGGACCCGCCCGCGCCCGCCACCAGGAGCGCGCAGATGACCGGCGCGGCCTGCTGGATGACGGCCAGGGTGCTGGCGGCGCCCGAGAACGACTGGGCGCCGAACTGCCGGATCAGCGACCCCAGCTGCAGCGAGATGACCGAGCCGAAGGAGATCGACACGAGCGCCGCGGGGAGGATGCAGACCCGGGAGATGAACCAGCACTGCTCGATGAACTCCTTGGTCTGGAACGGCCGCTGGAAGATGCCGACGAAGATGTCCAGACCGAGGGCGAAGAGCTTGCCGGTCGCCGAGAGGGCGCCCGCGCCCGGGAAGCGCCCGGCGGTGATGCGAGAGGTCACGAGTCGCTCCGGCGGAAGAGTCGACGGAGTCCGCCCTCGGAGCGCTTGCGCTCCGCGTCGGACCCGCCCTGCCCGGGGCCGTTCTGCGGGTTCGCGCCGCCGGCCAGCTGGTCGGCCGCGGACTGCTCACGGCCCTCGGCACCGGTCGCGGCGGGCATCGCCCACCCGGACCGCTCGTCGCCCCGGTCGGACGCCGCACCCGGCGTCGCGACCAGCTGCGTCGGCCCCTCGTCGGGCCCGGAGGCCGCCGACGAGCCGGACGACCCGCCGTCCTGCGACACCGGAATCTGCTCGGTGCGGGGCTCCTCGTCGGACTCCGCGTCCTTCTCCGGCGAGGTCGCCGTGTCGTCCTCGGCCGTCTCGGTCATCTCCGAGCTCGAGTCGGACCCGTCCTCGGGGGCGGCGCCGCTCTCGTCGGACTTCTCGTCCTCGGACTTGGTGTGCTCGCCGGCCTGCGGGAGCACCACCGTGCCGCCGGCGTAGTCGTCGACCGGGACACCGACCAGCGGCTCGTCGGACTCCGGGGGCTCCGGGGGCGCCTTGCGGGCCTCCGCGTCGCCGTCGGGGTTCCCGGACCCGGGCTCTCCCCCGGCCTCCTCGGGCGACCCCTCGGTCATCGACTCGGTCTGGTTCTCCTCCATCGCCTGGTAGCCGAACGGGTCGGCGTCCTCCGGCGGGTTGTCCCGCGTGAGCTCGATCAGCTCCGTGCGGTCCTGGTCCTTGGAGATCCCGTAGCGCTCCATGTCCTCGTCGGTCAGCGACTCGAGGATCGCGGTCTGCGCCTTCTCCGGGAGCGTGTGCAGGATCTGCATGACCCGGTCCTTGCGGCGCTGCACCGCCTTGCGCTCACCGAGGCCCTCGGTGGGGTTGAGCTGGGGGTCGATGAAGGACTCCTCGGACTCCGCCGAGCCGCCCTGCTTCTTCAGCTCCTCCATCTCCGCCTCCATCTGGGCGGTGTCCTTCTCCTCGGACATCCCGATGGGACCGATACGGCGGCCCTGGAGGAACTGCTGGACCACCGGCTCCTCGGAGGTCAGCAGGACCTCGCGCGGGCCGAACATCACCAGGTTGCGCCGGAACAGCATCCCGATGTTGTCCGGGAGGGAGCGCGCGGTGCCGAGGTGGTGGGTGACGATGAGGATCGTCGCGTCGAGCTGGGTGTTCAGGTCGACGATCAGCTGGTTCAGGTACGCGGTGCGCACCGGGTCCAGGCCGGAGTCCGGCTCGTCGACCAGGATGATCTCGGGGTCGAGCACCAGCGCGCGGGCCAGCCCGGCGCGCTTCTTCATCCCGCCGGAGATCTCGCCGGGCAGCTTGTCCTCGGCGCCGCCGAGCCCGACCAGGTCGAGCTTCTCCATGACGATGTCCTTGATCTCGGACTCGCCCTTGCGGGTGTGCTCACGCAACGGGAACGCCACGTTGTCGTAGAGGTTCATCGACCCGAACAGCGCGCCGTCCTGGAACAGCACCCCGAACAGCTTGCGGATCTCGTAGAGCCGCGACTCCGAGCACCGCACCAGGTCGGTGTCGTGGATGAAGATCGAGCCCTTCTCGGGCTTGAGCAGACCGATGATCGACTTCAGCAGGACCGACTTACCGGTACCCGACGGGCCCAGCAGGACGCTCACCTCACCGGCCGGGAGCGTCAGCGTGACGTCGGACCAGATGTTGGAGCTGCCGAAGGACTTCGAGAGGTTCTTGATCCCGACCTCGACGCCACCCATTGAATGCCTCCCGGCCTGATGTCCGACCTCGCCGTGGGACGGACCGGATCGTGTGGTGACCCGTCCGAACTGTGCGCCCGATTACGGCGCGACGGCCCGAGGAGTCGGGCATCACAGCGACAACGACCTGCGCGACGGGAGGTTACTGGACGGGTAACCCGGGTCACCCGTCAGGGATACCTCCGCGTAGCACGTCAGCCGGAACGCGGCGTTCGGGTGAGTCGGACCCGGAAGGTGCTGCTCCGAACGGTCTAGAAAAGCCGAAGGGGCGGGGTCCGTGTCGGACCCCACCCCTCCGAGCGGTGGTAGCGCGCCTCCCCCGTCCGGGGGAGACGCGCCGGCTACGGCCGGATCAGCTCAGGCTGACCTTGGCGCCGGCCTCCTCGAGCTTCGCCTTGGCGGCCTCGGCGGCCTCCTTGGCGACACCCTCGATGATCGGCTTCGGCGCGCTCTCGACGAGCTCCTTGGCCTCCTTGAGGCCCAGGCCCGAGACGACCTCGCGGACGACCTTGATGACCTGGATCTTCTTGTCGCCGGCGGCCTCGAGGACGACGTTGAACTCGTCCTTCTCCTCCTCGGCCGGGGCAGCGGCGCCACCGGCGGCGGGCGCGGCGGCGGCGACCGGGGCGGCGGCGGTGACCTCGAAGGTGTCCTCGAACTTCTTCACGAACTCCGAGAGCTCGAGCAGCGTCATGTCCTTGAAGGCGTCGAGCAGCTCGTCGGTGGAAAGCTTCGCCATGGTGGCGGTCCCTCTTTCTTCGTTCAGGGGGTGGTGACGGGGATCAGGACTCGGCAGCGGCGGCGTCGGCCGACTCGACCGCGGCGACGGCCTCCTCGGTGCTCCCGCTGCCCTCGGCGGCACGCTTGTCCTGCAGGGCCTGGGCCAGGCGGGCGATCTGCGAGGCCGGGGCGTTGAACAGGCCGGCGGCCTTGGCGAGGTTGCCCTTCATGGCGCCGGCGAGCTTCGCCAGCAGGACCTCGCGGGAGTCCAGATCGGCCAGCTTGGTGATCTCGTCGGCGGAGAGGGGACGCCCCTCCATGTAGCCGCCCTTGACGACGAGGGCCTTGTTGTCCTTCTGGAAGTCGCGCAGCGCCTTGGCGGCGTCCACGGGCTCCCCGGACACGAAGGCGATCGCCGTCGGACCGACGAGCAGCTCGTCGAGTCCCTCGACCCCCGCCTCGGCGGCAGCCAGCTTGACCAGCGTGTTCTTGGCGACCGTGTAGTTCACGTCGTTGCCCAGCGACCGACGCAGCTGCGTGATCTGCTTCGTCGTCAGGCCCCGGTACTCGGTCACGACCATGGCCGAGGCGTCGCGGAACTCCGCGGTGATCTCGGCGACGGCGGCCACCTTGTCGGCGGCCGGTGCACGTTCAGCCATCCGCGCCTCCTCTCCTCACTCGGGCGTTCGGACGGTGTTCCCCCGAGAACGACGGGCCCGGAAATGACGGGCCCGACGACGACGAAAGCCCCGTGCGCAGGCGCACGGGGCTCGGTGACGCGGGCGGCCCGGGGCCACCCACACCGTTCCTCGTTCTCCTGCGCGGGCCGTCCGCCGGAGCGGACCTTCGTCCTCCCGCACCGTCCGTGGTGGACGCTCCGGGAGGAGACCAGCGGTCTCGGGTGGAACTCGGTGACAGTGGTGGTGCTCGCCGACGGGCGGACCCGTCGGGCTGTCCGGTCCAGGATACGCGACGGCCCGGGACCCCCCGTCGAGCGGGGTGTCCCGGGCCAGTACGACGTGCGCGGGTCAGGCCTCCGTGGAGGTCAGATTCCGCGTGCGGTTCGGGTCGACCGGGATGCCCGGGCCCATCGTCGTGGTCACGGTGATCTTCTTGACGTAGCGACCCTTGGCGGCGGACGGCTTCGCCCGGAGGATCTCGTCGAGGGCTGCCCCGTAGTTCTCGACGAGCTTCTCGGCGTCGAAGCTGGCCTTGCCGATGACCAGGTGCAGGTTCGCCTGCTTGTCCACGCGGAAGTTGACCTTGCCGCCCTTGATGTCGGAGACCGCACGGGTCACGTCCGGGGTGACCGTGCCGGTCTTCGGGTTCGGCATCAGGCCGCGCGGGCCGAGGATGCGGGCGACCCGACCGACCTTGGCCATCTGGTCGGGCGCGGCGACGGCGGCGTCGAACTCCAGCCACCCGCCCTGGATGCGCTCGATCAGGTCGTCGGAGCCGACCACGTCGGCGCCGGCGGCCTCGGCCTCGGTGGCCTTGTCACCGGTGGCGAACACGATGACGCGGGCCGTCTTGCCGGTGCCGTGCGGCAGGTTGATCGTGCCGCGGACCATCTGGTCGGCCTTGCGGGGGTCGACGCCGAGCCGCATGGCGACCTCGACGGTCGCGTCCATCTTCGTGCTCGCCGTCTTCTTCGCGAGCTCGACCGCCTCGAGGGGCGCGTACAGGTGCTCCTCGTCGATCAGCTCGGCGGCCTGGCGATAGGCCTTGCTGCGCTTCATGCTCTGTCCTTCGTGAGATGGCGGATCAGGTGTGGTGACGGGCGGCGCACGCCCTCCCACTCGACTCCGGCGGAGTGGTTCAGCCGGAGACGGTCAGGCCCATCGACCGGGCGGTCCCGGCGATGATCTTGGCGGCCTGGTCGAGGTCGTTCGCGTTCAGGTCGGCCATCTTGGTCTGCGCGATCTCGCGGACCTGGGCGTCGGTGACCGAGCCGACCTTCTTCGTGTGCGGCGTCGGGCTGCCGGACTGGATCCCCGCGGCGGCGAGGAGCAGCTTGGCGGCCGGCGGCGTCTTCAGCGCGAAGGTGAAGGAGCGGTCCTCGTAGATCGAGATCTCGACCGGCACGACCTGACCACGCTGCGCCTCGGTGGCGGCGTTGTAGGCCTTGCAGAACTCCATGATGTTGACGCCGTGCTGGCCCAGCGCCGGGCCGACCGGCGGAGCGGGCGTCGCCGCGCCGGCCTTGATCTGCAGCTTGACGACCGCGGACAGTCGCCTCTTCTTCGGGGGCATGCCTGGGACTTCCTCACGTTCCTGTTCGGGACCCGTCCCGCGGACCGGACTCCGCGGGACGACTAAATCTTCGAGACCTGGTTGAAGCCGAGCTCGACCGGGGTCTCCCGGCCGAAGATGGACACCAGGACCTTGACCTTCTGGGCGTCGACGTTGACCTCGGAGATGCTCGCCGGGAGCGTGGCGAACGGGCCGTCCATGACGGTGACCGACTCGCCCACCTCGAAGTCCACCTCGACCGGCGCGGGCCCGCGGGTGTCGGCGGCCGCCGCGGCGGTGTCGCCGCCCTTGGCCTTCTTCGCCGGCGCCTCCTGGCGCGGCAGCAGGAACTTGGTGACCTCGTCGAGGGTGAGCGGCGAGGGCCGCGACGTCGCCCCGACGAAGCCGGTGACGCCCGGCGTGTTGCGCACCGCGCTCCACGAGGCGTCGTTGAGCTCCATCCGCACCAGGATGTAGCCGGGCAGCACCTTGCGCTGGACCTGCTTGCGCTGCCCGTTCTTGATCTCGGTGACCTCCTCGGTGGGCACCTCGACCTGGAAGATGAAGTCCTCGACGTCGAGCGTCTGCACGCGCGTCTCGAGGTTGGTCTTCACCTTGTTCTCGTAGCCGGCGTAGGAGTGCACGACGTACCAGTCGCCGGGGGCGAGCCGCAGCGACTCCTTGAGCGCCTTGACCGGGTCCTCGGGCTCGTCGGGCTCCTCGGGCTCGGTCGGCACGACCACCGGGGCGCCCTCGGCGTCGACGACGGCCGCGTCACCGGTTCCCGCCGCCTGCGAGGGCAGGTCCTCGGCCTCCTCCTCGGGGGTGCCCCCGAGCGCCTCACGGGCCGCGGCCAGGTCGGCCTCCGGGTCGACCTCGTCGTCGCCCTCGGGGACCTCGCCGTCCGCACGCGCCTGCGCGGCGGCCCGGGCGACCTCGGCGTCGTCGAGGGTGGCCGGGGCCTCCTCGGTGCTGAGGTCGGAGCCCTCGCGGATGATCACACCGCGCGTGCGGGCCTCGCCCACGAGTTCGGGCTCACCGCCCTCGGGGCCGGTGGCGGGAACATCTGCGGAGGTCACTTCTTCTCTCACTTCCTTCGGGTGCGCGGCGTCGGACCGCACGGCGGGGCCGGCCGTGGCCGGTGGGCGGGCGGTCAGCCGAACAGCGTGAAGGTCAGCTTCTGGAACCCGACGTCCAGGAGCCCGACCAGGGTGACCATGAACGCCACGAAGACCAGGACCACCGCCGTGTACACGACGATCTGCCGGCGCGTCGGCCAGTGCACCTTGCGCAGCTCGGCGACGACCTCCCGCAGGAAGCGACGCAACCGCGCGATGACGGAGCCCTCGGACCCCGTCGACCGGCCGTCGCGGGACGGGGTGGCCCCGCCCTTCGTGGCGACCGACCCGGTCCCCGACTCGTCACCCGCGCCACGACGGCGTCGACCGGCGGCCGTGGTGGGACGGGCGTCGGCACGCGCGTCGTCGCCGTCGGGCCGATTGGCCCCGCGGCCGCTGCGCTCCTCGCTCACTGTTCCGTCCTCACCCGGCCCTCCGGCCGCCGAACGCTCGGCGGCCGGCAACCGGGCGCCGTCTCGATGTCTGCACCGTCGCAGTGCAGGGGCGACAGGACTTGAACCTGCAACCTGCGG contains:
- the nusG gene encoding transcription termination/antitermination protein NusG; this encodes MGEARTRGVIIREGSDLSTEEAPATLDDAEVARAAAQARADGEVPEGDDEVDPEADLAAAREALGGTPEEEAEDLPSQAAGTGDAAVVDAEGAPVVVPTEPEEPDEPEDPVKALKESLRLAPGDWYVVHSYAGYENKVKTNLETRVQTLDVEDFIFQVEVPTEEVTEIKNGQRKQVQRKVLPGYILVRMELNDASWSAVRNTPGVTGFVGATSRPSPLTLDEVTKFLLPRQEAPAKKAKGGDTAAAAADTRGPAPVEVDFEVGESVTVMDGPFATLPASISEVNVDAQKVKVLVSIFGRETPVELGFNQVSKI
- the rplJ gene encoding 50S ribosomal protein L10, producing MAERAPAADKVAAVAEITAEFRDASAMVVTEYRGLTTKQITQLRRSLGNDVNYTVAKNTLVKLAAAEAGVEGLDELLVGPTAIAFVSGEPVDAAKALRDFQKDNKALVVKGGYMEGRPLSADEITKLADLDSREVLLAKLAGAMKGNLAKAAGLFNAPASQIARLAQALQDKRAAEGSGSTEEAVAAVESADAAAAES
- a CDS encoding ABC transporter permease → MTSRITAGRFPGAGALSATGKLFALGLDIFVGIFQRPFQTKEFIEQCWFISRVCILPAALVSISFGSVISLQLGSLIRQFGAQSFSGAASTLAVIQQAAPVICALLVAGAGGSAICADLGARTIREEIDAMEVLGINPIQRLVVPRVLAAILVSALLFGLVSIVGVAGGYYFNVVLQGVTPGAYIQGFSALSKPSDLLVGFIKAALFGLAAGIVAAFRGLNPSGGPKGVGDAVNQAVVITFILLFAINVIVTAVYLNLVPPNKF
- the secE gene encoding preprotein translocase subunit SecE — protein: MSEERSGRGANRPDGDDARADARPTTAAGRRRRGAGDESGTGSVATKGGATPSRDGRSTGSEGSVIARLRRFLREVVAELRKVHWPTRRQIVVYTAVVLVFVAFMVTLVGLLDVGFQKLTFTLFG
- the rplL gene encoding 50S ribosomal protein L7/L12, whose translation is MAKLSTDELLDAFKDMTLLELSEFVKKFEDTFEVTAAAPVAAAAPAAGGAAAPAEEEKDEFNVVLEAAGDKKIQVIKVVREVVSGLGLKEAKELVESAPKPIIEGVAKEAAEAAKAKLEEAGAKVSLS
- the rplA gene encoding 50S ribosomal protein L1; its protein translation is MKRSKAYRQAAELIDEEHLYAPLEAVELAKKTASTKMDATVEVAMRLGVDPRKADQMVRGTINLPHGTGKTARVIVFATGDKATEAEAAGADVVGSDDLIERIQGGWLEFDAAVAAPDQMAKVGRVARILGPRGLMPNPKTGTVTPDVTRAVSDIKGGKVNFRVDKQANLHLVIGKASFDAEKLVENYGAALDEILRAKPSAAKGRYVKKITVTTTMGPGIPVDPNRTRNLTSTEA
- the rplK gene encoding 50S ribosomal protein L11 codes for the protein MPPKKRRLSAVVKLQIKAGAATPAPPVGPALGQHGVNIMEFCKAYNAATEAQRGQVVPVEISIYEDRSFTFALKTPPAAKLLLAAAGIQSGSPTPHTKKVGSVTDAQVREIAQTKMADLNANDLDQAAKIIAGTARSMGLTVSG